A segment of the Streptococcus dysgalactiae subsp. dysgalactiae genome:
AAAAAAAGCATCATTCTACTAACTAACTCTTTTAAATAGTGCTATAATAGGTATAGGATATTCAGGAGGACATTTATGAGACTCATCAACACGACTAGTAGTCACCCAGAACTCGTCAGAAATCAGCTGCAGAATACAGATGCTCGTTTAGTTGAGGTTTATTCAGCAGGAAATACAGATGTCATTTTTACCCAAGCACCAAAACATTATGAACTACTAATTTCAAATAAATACCGTGCCATCAAGGAAGATGAACTTGAAGTGATTCGTGAATTTTTCATGAAACGTAAAATTGACCCTG
Coding sequences within it:
- a CDS encoding DUF1827 family protein encodes the protein MRLINTTSSHPELVRNQLQNTDARLVEVYSAGNTDVIFTQAPKHYELLISNKYRAIKEDELEVIREFFMKRKIDPAIVIPGQSKTLHTNNLIEISFQTTV